Within Deltaproteobacteria bacterium RIFCSPHIGHO2_02_FULL_44_16, the genomic segment AACTGAAGTGACGGAAGCTCGAGCAAAAGCATCGGGAGCGCAGACTATTCCAGAAAAAGTCGATGCGAATAATCAGCTCTCTTCAGCACTGAGTCGTTTACTTGTGGTGGTTGAGAAATATCCTGATCTCAAATCGAATCAGAATTTTTTAGCGCTTCAAGATGAACTTGCTGGAACTGAAAACCGGATTGCCGTAGAGCGCAAACGCTATAATGAAGCCGTACAAGGATACAATACGACTGTTCGTCGTTTCCCCACAAATATCATCGCCGGGGCTTTTGGATATGAACGACAAAACCGCTATTTTGAAGCAACTGAAGGGGCAACAGAAGTACCCCAAGTGAATTTTGATACACGTGGCGGTGGACAATAATGAGTGTCGTTCCTTCAGATTTTCCACCTCCGGTCACAAAAAATGAATTTATTACCTCCCCTTCTGGATCAACTGAAACAACACTTGAAGCAGGAATACTCTTTGTGGGAGCAGGCCCCGCGAGTTTAGCTGGTGCCATTCGCCTGGCACAGCTTCTGAATGAAGCACCTGAAATAAAATCAAAGCTCGGTGATTTTCCGATCGTCATCGTGGAAAAAGGGAAATATGTGGGCGCTCATCTTCTTTCTGGTGCCATTATTAATCCTGTTGGCTTCCGAAAACTTTTTCCTCACATGAAAGATACAGATTTTCCTTTTTATGAATCGATCGAAAAAGAAGCCGTCTACTTTCTTACAGAACAAAGCTCTTTTCGACTTCCAACACCGCCGACGATGCGCAACCATGGATATTTTTCCGCAGCGCTTTCAAAAGTTGGAAAATGGCTTGGAAGCCAAGCGGAAAGTTTAGGTGTTACGATTCTTCCTGAAACAGCTGCGTCGAAACTTCTTCTTCAAGATGATCGTATTGTCGGCATTCGAACTGGTGATAAAGGACGCGACCAACAAGGAACCCCAATGCCAAACTTTGAGTCTGGTGTGGATCTCAAAGCCAAAGTCGTCTGCCTCGGTGAAGGGACGCAAGGT encodes:
- a CDS encoding LemA family protein, which codes for MKRTWILLGALVVVVLISFGSIKGNYNQIVTLHENVETSWAQVENVLQRRNDLIPNLVNTVKGYAAQEERVLTEVTEARAKASGAQTIPEKVDANNQLSSALSRLLVVVEKYPDLKSNQNFLALQDELAGTENRIAVERKRYNEAVQGYNTTVRRFPTNIIAGAFGYERQNRYFEATEGATEVPQVNFDTRGGGQ